The Providencia sp. PROV188 genome includes a region encoding these proteins:
- a CDS encoding type II toxin-antitoxin system ParD family antitoxin: MARVTSVTLGEHFNRFIGDMIQSGRYGNTSEVIRDALRMMEEREQRLEYVRKMVLDGLNSPESESSMDDIFARAEKDLNV; encoded by the coding sequence ATGGCGAGAGTAACAAGTGTGACATTGGGGGAGCATTTCAACCGTTTTATTGGCGATATGATCCAGTCTGGCCGCTATGGTAATACATCAGAAGTGATAAGGGACGCATTGCGTATGATGGAAGAGAGAGAACAACGCCTTGAGTATGTGAGAAAGATGGTATTGGATGGACTGAATTCACCGGAAAGTGAAAGCAGCATGGATGACATTTTTGCCAGAGCGGAAAAGGATTTAAATGTATAA
- a CDS encoding type II toxin-antitoxin system RelE/ParE family toxin — MYKISQVAEEDIYQIARYTIRQFGVNQAKKYHNELKKTFELLASSPWIGKECHWVCEGMRRFEFKKHSIYYMPQTPFIFISRVIHQSVDVDELDFTE, encoded by the coding sequence ATGTATAAAATTTCTCAAGTTGCGGAAGAGGATATTTATCAAATTGCTCGTTACACAATACGGCAGTTCGGTGTCAATCAAGCGAAAAAATACCATAATGAATTAAAAAAAACGTTTGAGTTACTGGCTAGTTCGCCATGGATAGGTAAAGAATGTCATTGGGTATGTGAAGGGATGAGGCGATTTGAGTTTAAAAAACATTCCATTTATTACATGCCCCAAACCCCATTTATTTTTATCTCCCGCGTTATTCATCAATCTGTGGATGTCGATGAATTGGATTTTACTGAGTAA